In a genomic window of Trachemys scripta elegans isolate TJP31775 chromosome 12, CAS_Tse_1.0, whole genome shotgun sequence:
- the LOC117886149 gene encoding ribonuclease-like, whose translation MALKAPRSALLPLLCLAASCLALSTADAQYDKFLKRHLDFPKSWAENDHQYCTTMMGRRSIRCQGKNTFVHANEAQLRAVCSSGTSHGRDTRNSLGTFRLTVCTRLPKGLCLYQGSSTTARIRLVCRNGSPVQYLRRI comes from the coding sequence ATGGCCCTGAAGGCACCACGCTCGGCtcttctgcccctgctctgcctggcgGCCTCCTGCCTAGCACTCTCAACAGCCGACGCCCAATACGATAAATTCCTGAAGCGGCATCTCGACTTCCCCAAGTCATGGGCTGAGAACGACCATCAGTACTGCACCACCATGATGGGGAGGCGGAGCATCCGCTGCCAGGGCAAGAACACCTTCGTCCATGCCAATGAGGCCCAGCTGAGAGCCGTCTGCAGCTCGGGGACAAGCCATGGGCGAGACACCCGCAACAGCCTGGGAACCTTCCGGCTGACCGTCTGCACCCGCCTGCCCAAGGGCCTATGCCTCTATCAGGGCAGCTCCACAACGGCCCGTATCCGCCTGGTCTGCCGCAATGGGTCGCCCGTCCAGTACTTGAGGCGTATCTAG